In the genome of Perca flavescens isolate YP-PL-M2 chromosome 21, PFLA_1.0, whole genome shotgun sequence, the window aaaagtcaacgATGTGACTATCGATTCACATACTGTTATTGTTACGTAAGCACAGAATACAGCCCCGCACACAAACTGTTAGGGCGTGAGGTTGAAAAGCCCTCATGGATATGGTCCAGTCCAGATGAAACCAGCACAGCAGCTTCGGTTTGGTTCGCAGTTTTGCACCACCGACAACAACCACCTTGATGGAAAGCAACACTGCCGTGTCCGGTGGTGAAACAGTGCTCCTGAAGCAGTGCTAATTCAATGATTTTCATATCTTAAACAGAAGCATAAATACACCCTGGCCACATCCCACTTCCTATGAGTGGGTCAAATAGAAACAAAGCACGATTTCCGTTAGCAGCTTCCAAAATAAAACGAACGGCGAAGCATCGATACTGTATTGTACCACGGTAGTAAATGCGGAGATCTCTGCTGCTGATAAAAAGTCGACAGTCGTGTTGTTCAAGCGTTACGTGTCGGTCCAATCCCGAACATCGTTATTTATTGTCAATACCAATATATGTGGcaactttattttgaaggcaaagTCATCCAACCTCCGGTCTTATCTTTATCAAGTTCAGCTAGCCTGACACACGCAGCTTCACTTCCTCGCTTTAGAGAAGTAAATACTGTTGTATCTCAGTAATGGTGAGGTTACGACACACTCAAGAGTGATATCCAGTTCCAGTCAGCAAACAGAGAAGCAGGCGGGTCAAATAGAGACAATAAACTCTCGAAACTGCACAAAGAGGCTACTCAGTCCTGGTTTTGATTGCTAAGTCATCGATACTGTCCATTAGGCTGCTAAGCAAGCCCTTCATCGCGTCACAATTCAGCAGACCAGAGGGACATCACGCTTGCCATGCAGACTCCTTCAAAACGAAGGCCTATCCGTTGAGGTTGAGCACAAAAACGATGCATTGTCGCCCTAAAATTCATTATATTAAAAGGAGTCAGTAGAGTGATCCTCATCTAGATATCCAGGTCAGTGTAGGCGGCTACCGTCTATGTAATGAGTAGCGCCCAAAGCCTTTCACAGGTTTGCGACACTTGCCATTGGTGTCGCAAACTTACATTCGCGGCAGCAGTCGTGCCTGGATGATAGATGCATTCTAGATCATCACAACAACGATGCGACCAAAGATTcgaaatatatattattatatatattttacatacacTCTTGCTTGTCGATGTTGTTAATAATTCCTCCCCAATTTCGGATCCCATTGCTTCTGAAACATGTCCAGTTGTGTAGATTTTGGTTTGGTCAAGCCAGCCGCGGTTTGAAAATACACGGTCTAGCCAGccgtcaaaataaaaaaggcgtGTGCGCCTATTACTATGAGTACGGTAATTTCAGTACCAGCAGAGAGAGGACGCGCATTCAGAGCGCTCGAGttgcatctatctatctatctatctatctatctatctatctatctatctatctatctatctatctgtctgtctgtctgtttgtctgtctgtctgtctttatttctctctcgctctgtctttctctttcattcTTAATTATTCTTTCTTATTTCTCTCGCGCTCTCATGCTTTCatgttcttctctttctttctcactctctttctctctctctcattatttatttatttctttctttccctcactctcccctttttctttctctctctttcttcctctttcactctctctttctctttctttcttttttatgtatctctctttctcttttctatcTTTATCCTTTTTTAAAACTCACATTGTCTTtgactaatgttttttttctttataggTCACATCTCAATACattgttttatgtaaatgtttacAGCACAAGCAGACAAAATAAAGTATCTCtttctaaatacatttactgcatatttatttttgttctctTGTATTCAGTGTCCCATACATTATACACACCCCATGTGATATAGGACATTTTCGACTACCGAGGCCCTTAAAGACCTCATTTAaattatgtagaaaaaaaagatcagTTACAGGACATCCCATACACTATGCACAAGTCATTTGAAACCATTTTACAGTAGCGTTTTGGAGATATGTCACATTATTCGACGCCTATAACGACCTCATTTCTAAtaagtagaaaaaaagattgGTCAGTTGTGATACAGGACATCCCGTACACTATGCACACCGAAACCATTTTACAGTAGCGTTTTGGAGATATGTCACGTTAAGTGACTTCAGAGGTGTATATAGAGGTGATCTCTTCTCACACATGAAATTGTACAGTACATACTTTACTGCCAAGAAATGTGTGATTTATCACACATTGATACTTGAAAGTCTtatattttctttatattttccATTTATGAACTGAAATactatatgattttttttaaaacaatttgcTTATTCAAgccattttttttatgaacatcatAAACTTTTAGAAACTtatcaaaaaacaaaaccacacatatgcataaacataaataaaaaaagccatgtATTCTTTAGACCCtgctaataaaaataaataaaatacaataaaatgttcaCTTTACATGGCTACCTTAAATAGACAATTTTAAATGGTagagaaacaataaaaaaattaataatcaaagcaatgaaaaatgtaaGGGAATTCAAGAAATTCCTAAATTGGACTTCCTAAATTGAATTCAAGaaaatgtcatttcttttttacatttagcCAGTACAGTTGTGGCAATTCCAGTGATCATCCCCACTAATGGCACTTTGTGGTATGTTCACACAGTTAGGATGATACCACCCCTTGTACAAAGAACATTCTACCATTACTTCACTGCAGTGTGCAGTCCTGCATATGCAGTACACATTCACATGCGTTTGTCCTGACTTTGGAGCACCAactcttggctctgttttaaAATGGATTTGTCCTTTCTTGAAGGAAGTTAAAAGTTCAGTCCTCAACCGGCCCTCACGGGAACTTGCAGTTTTCTGGCCTCAGGTTGCAGCACAATGCAAATGCAAAAGTAATTGCAAACAAACCACAGTTACTACAATTCTGCCACGCTCTGGACGGGGTAGGACACAAAAGCAGAACACAGGGCGAGTTCCATAATACTACTGTTTATtagaaaatgaataatgtagaTGGTGTTCCGTCGTGGAGGTTATGGGAGTGAGTATGGGTAGGTTGTGGCTCAGCAGAAGTACAAACGGCAGGCGAGAATAGTCGGCAACAGGCTGGGGGTCCAGAGACACGGAGATCAAGGCAGAGGTCGGCACGAGGAGTCCAAACAGAAGATCCAGTTGAGGAGGGAAAAAGGCAGTAGCCGGCGGTGGAGGGAGAACAGCGTCTAGGAGGcagaacacaaaaacacaatgaggaaaaaaaaaggctaaactACGGGAAACTCAGGATAATAACTAGAACTGGAGATAGCTGAATAATGCACAGAAACGCAAGAGATAAATACGTGGCTGAAACAATTATCAGACGGGGACTGAAAGCAGACCTCTCCCTGATATAGGGAGAGTGGCAATCAGCCCCAGGTGGACTGGGGCAGGTGTAGTAGATTGTAGCGATTGCAGCAGCCTTGGTGCCGGGGTGCCTTCAGTGGTAGTGGGAACTCAGGAAACTGAGGAACAAAAAGAGACGGACGGagacaaacaacacagacacaaaaagggGCAGAGGTAAGGGAGACACACAAACGGGAAGGGGAGACAGCTCAGGGAGGAGGGGCCCTGACAAATTCGACTGATGTTGGACAGCAGGGTAAATAACTGTAAATTTGTCTTCCTTTGGCCTTATTAACCATGACAAaacttgtttgtctttgttgtataGCACTGTCGAAAGACTGTCATAAATGCAAACCTGATTGTTCCAACAAAACATGTTGCTAGCAGTTACCCAGTGGTTGTCCCCAGTGTGTAAAATTTGCACAAATGGGCTGCTTGGAATACCCAAAATCCCTCCCTTATGTAAAACACTAAATAAAACACTTGAGTGAAAGCCATGAATGTGAGGGTACTCGCTTGCAAGCAAGTATGATGCAAAATCTATCTCATCACAGCTAAGCCAGTGGTACGGATGAAGAACAGCAGTCATTTTGCTATGTTTTGGGACCTGTGGAGGCCTTTGTAGTCTTGCTGCAGATTTCTTTTCTGAGGGGTCTGCTCCTTGCCAGCATGGTCCATAGTTTTTATTTACAGATGTTGTTGTACTCCCAGGTTTTTTTGGGATGTCAGTGCTCCTTAAAGGTTCCTGTGGAACAGATATGTGTTTTTTCAAAgcctgatagatagatagatagatagatagatagatagatagatcatcAATTATTCACCCTAAAAAGTGTTAATTCTTATTGAAGTCATACCTTATCCGACTTGGGTCCTGTCGAGCTGGTGTCAGTCACTGTCTGTGGTCTCTCCAAACCTGGTTTGCGTCCTTTGACTGGAGCCTAAACCATTCACATCACATACAGGAAGATATATTTCTCACATCACATAAActaaaattacatttgtggctTTGAAAAACTTTTCTCTTGCGTGCTGAGTCAGAGAACTCCATCAAGAGAGCATTATGTGTCTGCTGATAAATCTGTACAAAGTCGTCAAGCCTTGTGAGACGACGTCTCTGGAATCTAATTTTTTTCAGATCCCATTGGCTTTTCTCCATTATAGCCTGAGTCTTGTTGTCCTCAGTGTAGTTCTACATTATTGGATAAAATAATTAATGAGAGTTAAATAGTACACATATTATGCATGTCATTTTGGACAAGTTATGTATTCACTGTGTAAGATATTATCAAACATGTACCTGTGTGCCTGACTGACTGCATCGCATTAAAATCTTGGAAAAATGATTGTAGGCTGGTCCTTTTCCATGGCGGCCAAGATCACCTATATTAAAGTAAATAATTTAGACCTTAAAATGATGATTACCCACAACATATTATTTACCGCAGTGAACACAAATGAATGGATCAAATATGCCATATCATGTTTTATTTCACTACAATCAGGTAATTAAATGTTGAATTaagttgatttgtttttgtttttaaacattatggCTGTAACATTGTCAAATATTTGCCTTTGTTCAAATCCCACAACCTCACCCCAAGCAATCCTCAAAAATAAGTTGTCACTTACCCAGCATGAGACCAGACCACAAAACTGCCAGAGGTAGgaaatatttcaccaggttaGGCATGAATGTAGGTGAATAATAATGCACAAATCAGACAAACCTCAAAGTCATTTTCAGCATTTTCTGCATGGTCACTGCTTTCAGAAAAGCCAATTGTTTGCAACCTGTTCTGAAGGTTTTGGAAGTGTTTTTCCACGTTGTCACCACTCCGAGGACTTGAGAACAGGACTGCCATGCTTGTAATAATGTCATCCATTTCCATCAGTGTGGCAGCACTTGTCAGGAGGCCAAAAAGATGCATGGACAGTCTTTAGTGTTTGGGGGAACTGACAAACAtgataaatgtaattttaacatGTATTACAGACAAAAACCATAAATACTctcagaagaaaacaaaagttgatCATTGTCATGTGTCAGTTTTTGATTCTCTTTGTAACGTAAAGTAACATTACAGACCTTCAATACACAAGCAGAATTAATTACAGTGTAAGAAAGACACCTTAAAATAAAGTGTAACCTAATTTTTAGTTAAAGACATTGTGGTTCTATGGTTCGCCTTTTAAAGAATCGTTCCATTGTAAACcatgaccatgtccatcccattgtttattaaaaagtgaattaattattttatgtGAATAACCATGTATGACAACACAATATATAATCAACTTACTGTTTCCGGCAGAACACTTTGGCATTCTTCATGATGTGGCTTAGGCACCGATGAAGAATTGGC includes:
- the LOC114548183 gene encoding uncharacterized protein LOC114548183, which translates into the protein MTLLQAWQSCSQVLGVVTTWKNTSKTFRTVLWSGLMLGDLGRHGKGPAYNHFSKILMRCSQSGTQAPVKGRKPGLERPQTVTDTSSTGPKSDKEPLRSTDIPKKPGSTTTSVNKNYGPCWQGADPSEKKSAARLQRPPQVPKHSKMTAVLHPYHWLSCDEIDFASYLLASEYPHIHGFHSSVLFSVLHKGGILGIPSSPFVQILHTGDNHWVTASNMFCWNNQVCIYDSLSTVLYNKDKQVLSWLIRPKEDKFTVIYPAVQHQSNLSGPLLPELSPLPVCVSPLPLPLFVSVLFVSVRLFLFLSFLSSHYH